From the Flavobacterium galactosidilyticum genome, one window contains:
- a CDS encoding RNA polymerase sigma factor — MKTQFKRTIQLDDLTLWSNLKLGDEKAFSQLFEKYYSHLVQYGNSFSPHQDKVQDCVQDVFTDIWIYRNTLNDSVLVKAYLFASVRKRISRLQERDPIFSKSATVDAIEFLFDFSIEHQLIADETTASKVSNLNKLVNDLPARQKEALYLRYHEGLGVEEIADTLEVNYQSASNLLYRAVLNIRKEWKQNIMLFLLLSTIFI, encoded by the coding sequence TTGAAAACGCAATTTAAACGTACTATTCAACTCGATGATTTAACCCTTTGGAGCAATCTAAAATTGGGGGATGAAAAAGCGTTTTCACAACTTTTCGAAAAATATTATTCTCATTTAGTACAATACGGAAATTCATTTTCTCCTCATCAAGATAAAGTGCAAGATTGCGTACAGGATGTTTTCACGGATATTTGGATTTATAGGAACACTCTAAACGATTCAGTTCTTGTAAAAGCCTATTTATTCGCAAGCGTTCGCAAAAGAATTTCAAGACTTCAAGAACGCGATCCTATTTTTAGCAAAAGCGCGACAGTAGATGCCATAGAATTTCTCTTTGATTTCTCAATAGAGCACCAACTTATCGCTGATGAAACCACTGCTAGTAAAGTCTCAAACTTAAATAAACTAGTAAACGATTTACCAGCAAGACAAAAAGAGGCACTCTATCTTCGCTATCATGAAGGCTTAGGAGTGGAAGAAATTGCCGATACTCTTGAAGTAAATTATCAATCTGCAAGTAATTTATTATACCGTGCTGTTCTGAATATTCGCAAAGAATGGAAACAGAATATTATGTTATTTTTACTGCTATCCACAATTTTTATCTAG